In the genome of Mycobacterium kansasii ATCC 12478, one region contains:
- the argH gene encoding argininosuccinate lyase encodes MSTNEGSLWGGRFAGGPSDALAALSKSTHFDWVLAPYDIRASQAHAKVLFQAGLLTEQQRDGLLAGLDRLANDVADGSFGPLVTDEDVHAALERGLIERVGPELGGRLRAGRSRNDQIATLFRMWLRDAVRRVAAGALDVVQALTVQAAAHPIAIMPGKTHLQSAQPILLAHHLLAHAHPLLRDVERIVDFDKRAAVSPYGSGALAGSSLGLDPDAIAAELGFSGAADNSVDATAARDFAAEAAFVLAMIAVDLSRLAEDIIIWSTTEFGYVTLHDSWSTGSSIMPQKKNPDIAELARGKSGRLIGNLTGLLATLKAQPLAYNRDLQEDKEPVFDSVAQLELLLPAMAGLVGTLTFDVERMAALAPAGYTLATDVAEWLVRQGIPFRVAHETAGAAVRAAEARGVGLPELTDDELAALSPDLTPQVREVLTVAGSVASRDARGGTAPGQVAKQLKAVQVSCDALRERLRRPS; translated from the coding sequence GTGAGCACCAACGAAGGGTCGCTGTGGGGCGGGCGGTTCGCCGGCGGCCCGTCCGATGCGCTGGCCGCGCTGAGCAAGTCCACCCACTTCGACTGGGTGCTGGCGCCCTACGACATCAGAGCCTCCCAAGCCCACGCCAAGGTTCTCTTCCAAGCGGGGCTGCTCACCGAACAGCAGCGCGACGGTTTGCTGGCCGGCCTCGACCGCCTCGCAAACGACGTCGCCGACGGCAGCTTCGGCCCACTGGTCACCGACGAGGACGTGCATGCCGCGCTGGAACGCGGGCTGATCGAGCGGGTCGGGCCGGAGCTGGGTGGCCGGCTGAGGGCCGGCCGCTCACGCAACGACCAAATCGCCACCCTGTTCCGGATGTGGCTGCGCGACGCCGTGCGCCGGGTCGCCGCCGGTGCGCTCGACGTGGTCCAAGCCCTGACCGTTCAGGCCGCCGCGCATCCGATCGCGATCATGCCCGGCAAGACACACCTGCAGTCGGCTCAGCCGATCCTGCTGGCCCACCACCTGCTCGCACACGCTCATCCATTGCTGCGCGACGTGGAAAGGATCGTCGACTTCGACAAGCGCGCGGCCGTGTCCCCGTACGGCTCGGGCGCATTGGCCGGCTCGTCGCTGGGTCTGGACCCGGACGCGATCGCCGCGGAGCTGGGCTTCTCGGGCGCCGCCGACAATTCCGTCGACGCGACCGCCGCCCGGGATTTCGCGGCCGAGGCCGCGTTCGTGCTGGCCATGATCGCGGTCGACCTGTCGCGGCTGGCCGAGGACATCATCATCTGGAGCACGACGGAGTTCGGTTATGTGACGCTGCACGACTCCTGGTCCACCGGTAGCTCGATCATGCCGCAGAAAAAGAATCCCGATATCGCCGAGCTGGCCCGCGGCAAGTCCGGGCGGTTGATCGGAAACCTCACCGGACTGCTGGCCACGCTGAAGGCCCAGCCATTGGCCTACAACCGCGACCTGCAGGAAGACAAGGAGCCGGTGTTCGACTCGGTAGCTCAGCTGGAGCTGCTGCTGCCGGCGATGGCCGGCCTGGTGGGCACCTTGACCTTTGACGTCGAGCGGATGGCGGCGCTGGCGCCCGCCGGCTACACGCTGGCCACCGATGTTGCGGAATGGCTTGTGCGCCAAGGTATTCCGTTTCGCGTCGCGCATGAGACCGCCGGCGCGGCGGTGCGTGCCGCCGAAGCGCGTGGCGTGGGGCTGCCGGAGCTCACCGACGATGAGCTGGCCGCCCTCAGCCCCGATCTGACGCCGCAGGTTCGTGAGGTCTTGACCGTGGCGGGTTCGGTGGCCTCGCGCGATGCTCGGGGTGGTACCGCGCCGGGTCAAGTTGCCAAGCAATTGAAAGCGGTCCAGGTCAGCTGCGACGCGTTGCGGGAGCGGCTCCGCCGTCCGTCGTGA